Genomic window (Ananas comosus cultivar F153 linkage group 16, ASM154086v1, whole genome shotgun sequence):
taatagtattccagtctatttcaatatatatatatatatataaatataattttgaattacaaaatattttttttaaatgtttcaaAAACTTTAGATTATAATTAACTGTATAtattgtcgattcgaaaattctatcgtCAAACATAACTTACAAACACGAAGAAATCTGTATTCGTAGGGGACAATAACTCTATACGCCTAGCTCTATGTATATGTATCCAATATCAATTGCGGTGCATGAGCTGTGCCGTTACACGTGGTGCATTCCAAAGTTTTCCGAGAGAGACCAAATCGAAGTCAAACCCAATGAAAACCCAATGACAAAACTTCGGCGGCCCCACAGAATTAAGACAACAACAAACTCTGTACACCACAGAGAGCCAAAGAAGCCATTTTTTTTCCTCGTCTCCCTCCTCTAATACTCTCTGTTTCCTTCCTCATCTCTCCCTTGTTTCTCCCCTCTTTGACTCTTTTCATCATACCTAATAGAGGGAACAAATCACAAACGGGTCCTCTTTTCTCAAAGAGCGTGTAGATGGAGGAGGGGAAAGAAGAGGGGGTGGGACTTTACAGAGCTTAGAAATTAGACCCACCTATCCCAaactcatcatcttcttctactTCCGATTCCAATTACCTTACACTACTTAGTTAAAAATGGAACCAATCGCCACGGTCGGCGCGGCTTTCGCCCTCGCCTTCGCCCGATACTTCGCGGCGAATCCGCTTCCTCGGCCGcggcttcctcctcctccctctgcTTCAGGTTTGTTCAATACCTGATATCACTGTCCCTTCTATGCTCTGGTTTTAATCTATTTGGTGTTTTATGCACTTTTACTCTGTTCTTAGTGACAGGGTCTGATCATTCGGGAAAAGATGGAGAGATTTGCACTGTTTCCAGAACTGGCAATTTCGGAGGAATCAGTAATGGCCTTAGAGTTCTACAAAGTGTAAGCTCTTCATTAATTATTGGGTTTATATTGCCTTTTTCTCTTCAAAAGCTTGGTTGTAAGATATCTGAATtggatgtttttctttttctaaaggAAGATGCTTTCGCAAAAGTAATCCACGGCGCATCGGCCGCCGCGATCAGAACCGCTCCTTCAATCAGTTCAAATTCAGAGGATGAAGAGCCTAATCAAGCAGCTGTAACAGAGGATGATGCGACTAAAGAAGGCCGGAAAACCGATTTGATCGTTCGTGCGAGCGACGAGAAACCCAATAGCCAAGATTTGGAGATGGAGCAGGAGATCATGCGCCTTCGGAATTTGGTAGAGTCCCTCTCCCAGAGACAAAGAGAACTCGAGATGGAAATGCTCGAAAACTATGGATTAAAAGAGCGGGAGGCTGCGACGAAAGAGCTCGAGAATCGGCTTAAAATAAGCTCTGTAGAGGCCAAGTTCTTAACTTTGAAGGTTGAGTCATTACAAGACGAGAACCAGAggcttaaaaatcaaattttggagTTTGAGGGGCTGAAAAATAAGCTAGAATTGATGAAGGCGAAGATTAAGCTTCTAAAGAAGCAGCTTAAATTGGACGGAGAGGAGACGAGGGCGAGGATGGCGGAGCTTAAAAATAGGATTGATGTGTTGGCGGAGAAGGAGAAtaaagatgaagaagagaaaACAGAGCTCGAGAGCAAGTTGGCGAGGCTGACGCAGTTAGACGAAGAGGCCGCGAAGCTTCGAAAGATGAATTCGAGGCTCGAAGAAGAGAATTTGGAGTTGGCGCGGAAGTTGGAGAGTTTCAAGAGCCCTGAGGTAAGTTTACtacatcaaaatttgatttgttttcGCTCAATTTTTAGGCAAATTGTATAAAACTTACGCGGGGTTTGAAATAAAGGGTAACTCTATAATAAGGATTTTAGTTTTACTATTCCAAAATATTTGTTTTAAGCATCTCTcgcttttaaaaatttgaaataatgaaAGATAAAGTggtaaaatcataatttttagaattcAAATACAGAGAAGGGTATTGACTTGTGATTACTTTTTTTCTGAGAGAATTGTGAATACTCATTTTGCAGGAAGATATACTGGAGGAAGCAATTAGATTACGAGAGGCCAACGAGAATCTATCGAAGGAAATCGAACGGCTGCGAAGCAATCAATGCAGGGATATCGAGGAACTGGTGTACCTCAGATGGATCAATGCATGCTTAAGATACGAGTTAAGGAATTTCCAGCCCCCTCCAGGGAAAATATCAGCAAGAGACCTCAACAAAATCCCTAGCCACAGGTCAGAAGAAAAGGCCAAACAGCTCATATTGGAATACTCAAACTCAGCATGTAATATTGATACATTTTCCTCGTCTCAAGAATCGCCATGCGGTTTCACAACAGCGAAAAGAAGCAGCGGTTCGGAAAAGCCGCCGAAGCTCTACAGCAAGCTCAAGAAGCTGGTGTGTGGAACAAGCAGAAGCAGCGGTAGGAAAATCGCGTCTGCAGGTCAATCTCCTACAATGTGGAGCAGCTCAGAAAGAGCAGAAGCTTCGCCCATGAGCTTCACGGTAGACGACGAGTTTACGAGGAAGTCATTTGATAGTCTCTCTTCGTGCCTCTCCCCGGAACAAGTACGCGACCAACTCCGACGACCGCAGAACCACTCGCGGTCGAGGAGCGATGTTGTATTTTCCTTTGATGGAAAGAATACGGAATTCGGAGAGGGGAGTCCCGTCTTCTATCCAAACCGGCGCGGTTCGGAGATGGACCCTGGAGAATTTGATGCAGTTGAAGAGGTTGTGTTGAAGAGGTTTGCAGAAGCTTTGAGCAGTTCAAATGCATCACCTGAACTTTAGCAGAACAGGGACTGCTCAATTGTAATTCATGTGAATAATTTTGTGCAAGTTTTGTTACTTGATTTGCCGATAAGCTGGGTCGCATCAGTTAGGCCTCATTTGGTGTTGCAGTGGCTAAAAGTACCGACTTTTgtgctctaaaaaaaaaatcatatatttcTCCAGCAACAGTTGTTACCGTAATTTTACAGCAAAAGGCAAAAAAGATTGAAAGGAactttagattttcttttttgagcGTATGAAATCATGTGAATGTACATACCATATCTGATTAATGATCAAGCATGGGAATGACCGAGGGATGGgaaattgagatttttttttttacttaattgtATAGTTAATTTAGCAGTGAATTTTGGGAGTATAAATCAAATGCTGTGTGTAATATTCTTGCTTTTAGCGATCAAAGATGCAAAAAAAATTGACCTGTACCTTGTTCACTTTAGTTTACTAGCACCATGGAATCTTGTCCTTCGGCTGGAATAagtttgacaaatttttttgaaaaaaaataaaaaataaactgttACCGAAACAAACCCAAAAGATACATAATTTATCTTATACTTcaaaagataaattatatatataataaaaaagggtatttttgcatttggcccatcaacaaatttattttcacaaataatcCCAGTAAATCTATAATTGCAATTTTGATTCTATCCCTGCCACGCAGGTACCACATAAGCGCCACGCAAGCAAGGGGAGATGCTGaaataagttgaatacggtaattcattcaccgtgtctaacaGGGGAATATAAgtatgaaacacggtgaatgatttaccgtgttcaacttaacaccccTCCAACTGGCGTGACGCTGATGTGGCGCCTACGTGGCGGAAATAGGGCTAAAtgtgtaattataaatttgatggggttatttgtgaaaaaaaaaaattttaaggggGCCAAATTAAgctctaaaaaaaattctgtttTTGGATCATAGAACataaccaaaattaattttcttctatgaTTCATTTCCTGGGCCCGGCCCTAGTTTCTGTGGGCTTAATATAGATGATAGTCGGTTGGGCCAAATTACGAAAAACGCAGTCACAAGACCTTAAATTATTGGGCCGGGCCATTGGGCTTAGAGTAACAGCcgaagctcctcttcttcttcttcatcatcacCCTCATGGGGAGGGAGCGtcgagggtttagggttttggttcAAATGGTTCCAGAGGATGAAACCCTAATCGACCATTTCGGTGCTCAGTGGCTCTGTTTCGATTGGTGCACTGATGAAGCAGTGAGTATCTCTTCTTCTCTATAAATTTTTCATCTTATCTAGTGTATAGTAATAATGGGCTTTTTTAACTTTGGAACTGCGTTTTGCGCTGCTGCGTTGATTTAGAATAGCTCTTCCAtccattttattttgtattttaagttGATTATGATGATGTGAACTTCCCATGGTAATCATGGACACataatttagattttttgatatcacacatattgatttggatatctagTGAAGGTTTTTCGATTTGGAAgatgatttaatttaaaaacacGCTCCCTgtgagaaaaaatttaaattttaagtgagACAAAGAGGTTAAGTGTCTGATTTATatgtcaaaaaaagaaaaaaagaaaagaaagaagttaGTTTACAAGTTGGATTAAATCGGAGATTTAAAGGTTTCCGAACTGGAGTTGAGTTTGTGCCAATTTGAGATCCTCTGCATAACAGGGACATGTTAGTATCATAactctttttatataattaacacTAATTACTTCAACATTGAAAAGATTAGGAATTAATATCAAACATAAGTGTCTTATTTCGGTAGCTAATTAGAAGAGAACAGCTGATGCTGCCCTTACTCAGCATGACTCAGTAATAATGAggttactttaaaaaaaaaaaaaaaaaacagagaaaaaattaaactctTCTTTGCATGGTCGCATCAATGTGGTGTTACACTAAGTATATAaaactttctcttttctttagagaaataaaataaatgcgtCAAATTTGGTTGTTGGTGAAAGACAAAttgttttttcccccttaaATTGAAAACTTCTCGGATCAACCAATCTGCaagtattttgggcttttttttcactatttagcaGAAGAGTTTTGAGTATTACTTATAGCTAATAAGAGTATTTCTACACTTGTTTTTCTCAAAACTGCATTCTCTTGCCAGTCGAATCTGTGGGGCAATTCGGCAGCATCACCTTTCAATTAATCTTTTCCTAAAAGTATCTTTTAGTTCTATAAATTATACACTTGGTTCTCTCTAGCAAACTGCATTGTTCTATCCAACATGTATCCTTCTTGGAGGCTAGCAGCATCTTTCGCACTGGTGCTTCTTTCTCTATCTGAAACTTTTCTGTTCTCGACAGCAGATTTTAACTCTCATTTCAATATTGCGTGGAGAGATGGGCGTGCAAAGATATTGGATGACGGACAAGAGCTTCAGCTTATGATCGGTAGATACTCAGGGTTGGTCGTCGAATCAAAAAATGAGTTTTTTCGTTGGTGGATTCAATGTGCAGTTTAAACTTATTCCTGAAAATTCATCAGGCACAATCGCAACCTTCTATGTAAGTTGATCTTTGCTGGTTAAATTTCTTCTTCCCTAATTGGCTAGAATTTACCTGTCGCGTTAAACTCGGTTGCTATAATGATGATTTTAGTTGGTACGATTTTTCTATTTGTTGTGTGTAATGAGATTTGGAAATAAGTCTCATCGCACTATCGGGATAAAATGGTTACATCTTGAATATGATTTCTTgcttgtttgtttatttttctgcAGCTCAATTCACCACTGAAGAATCATGATGAGGTCGATCTCGAGTTCTTGGGTAACACTAGCGAAGACATGTACATATTACACACTAACCTTTTCGAAAGTAGAAATGGCAGCAGAGAGCAACAGTTTCAATTCTGGTTTGACCCAACTTCTGAGTTCCACAACTGCACCAATCTGTTggaacccaaaaaaaataatgtgagTTAACTTTGATTTTCATGCGACCCTTAAATCCTTTGCTTCTGTCTTCAGTCTTAAGCTGAATAATCACTTAGTTTTGTTGAAAATAAGGTAAAATGTATTGATAGTCACTGTACTATCTCGATGTAGCGACTTGGTCACTGAACTTTTCTTCGGCACTTTGTTTAACTTTGTACAAAATTCCACCGAGTATTAAATAAGGTACTGCAGGGATTCTCCACATTGTACATTTTACTGTTGGAAAAGAGTTGGATAAACTTTTTAAACTGAAAGCATTCTATTCATTCTTGAAGCTGGTACATGGATGGCACACCGATTCGGGTTCTTAAGAAAGCAAATACTTCATTAGCTGGTTACACTGATATCCAACCTATGAAGATCCAAGCCAGCATATCGGATGGGTCAGATTGGTCCAACCAGTTGATTGGAACCAAGCTCCATTTATCGTGCATTACCGAGAGTACAGTTCTGAAGCCTGTGTATCGCTTGGAAATAACCCAGGTTCATCTTGTGGCAATGATGCCTCTTTGTGGTTGAACCGAGGAATCAGCATCTCTGAAGAGGTTAAGATAGCAGCAATGCAGAAAAGCTACATGATTTATAGCTACTGTAAATGATCCAAAGAGGCCCAGTGAACTCACCAGTATCGAGTGCTTCAACACATAACATGGTGTATTCTTCTTCTTTGCTCACATTCTTACTCTTGTAGACAAATAAAATTGCtatatattcttcttcttcgcttGGATTCTATCTCTTGTAGAAAAGTAAAATAGTTAACATGGTTAGAAATTTGTTCTGGAATGCGCCTAAATAGAAATTTATTCCGATAGACATCTTCTTTTGCTTGAAGGAGTTTACTTTtgcatgttttttttcttttcttgtgatGCCATGCATTTAACGGTTGTCATGTGAATACTTCAATTTGGTCGCAAACCATTTTAGGAGTTTCAATTTGGTTCCCGACGGTCAGTTTTATGATTAGATGTCCATATCTTCTGCATTTCCTTGCAATCTTATCAGTTCACTAAGTTTCTCTGCTAAATTGTATAGGAATATCCATGTTGTTGCAACTTACGTTGCCAACATTTAACCTGCCAACGTTTAACCGAAGGATCTAATAAAATGAAAGAGATTATAATGAAATGCAAATGTCGGAGATTGAATTGCAACAGTTGAAAGGTTGTGGACCAGGATGACACTACAATGCAGTGCGATTCTACCTTTCCTAATGAGTTGATGTTTTTTGCTGCTACGGTCGGTGACACTAGAATTTTTCGGACACATGCAATGACAATGTCGATTATCTCATGATGGTCAGTCTCTGCAGGAACTGTTTTTGGTCTAAACTAGGTAAGCTATGCTTAAATGCTATCTATTATAGTTTACTATGTAATGCTATTAGGTGATCATCAGACTTTTGACAGGATTTGATTGTTAGTAGTACTAGGATACATGGTGTTAAATTCTCCCAAGTTTCTTCTTAAACAACAGGCCGCCGTGGTGACTGCTCACTGAAAACATATGCTTTACTGTTATATAGGTTTATATGATCTTTCATTCTTATGCAGATATTATTTAAAGTAGGGTCCCATTGCTTTGAAGTTATTACTCTTCAGTTCAGTAGATTGTCGGCAACACCTGAAAACATTAGGCGGAATTGGAAAATATTCAGGTCATCAAAATACTCGAGTCATAGATGATACTAGAACACAACACATCtcacaaataaacaaaaatagttTTTAGTACATTTTACATGTTTCTGGccatacatattatatatccCACATATCTGGCTTTTACCAGAATTATTCACCAAGCAACAAACAACAGTTCCTGAATAGAACTGCAACCAAAAAGACATAATTAAACGCgaaaaattaacttaattaaatctcaaatttggaGATCGGAGGACTTAGCCGTCGCTCTTATTGATGCTGTCGTTCCCCATTGCTCTCTCATCGGGGAAACTCATCGAAAAATCTGCTGCGAATGCGAAGCTTAGGTTGTATGCCATGGACATACCATCCCCCAATGGTAGGAAGAGGTCAGAGTACCTCGCACTCGCTACAACAATGTCCGGCACGATTGAGTCGAAAATCCCATCGTCTGTCGAATCGACAGCCTCTTCCTTGTTTGCTGTCTTTTTTGCTCGGATTATCTATTTGTCAAATAGTCAAGAAGAGTAAGAAAGGGAAATGATTTATATGATTACAGTAACAGAATCAGAACAGAAGTGGGAGGGATACAAATTTGTCTTTGGTATCATCTTTGTACATCATGATGTAATCACCAAGTTGAAGACCATGAGACTTAACATACTCCCctgagtcaaaaaaaaaaaagttcagatAAGAAGCTAATTACTAGTAGCAAACATAAGGAGAAATAACTTATTGCAGAGATCAGCAAATTACAAAGTGTATGTTACCGGCATTTTCAAGTATGTACATCCTGCTTCTATTGTTAGGCCAATATCTAtcataaaattaaagaaagaaggtttaaaaacaatgaaaaataatggagaatatatgaaaaaaaaaatcacaattcAAAGTTTAAAGACAAAGATATCATCTTTTAAGATAGAACAACCAACACAATCTCATAAAAGATCATATTTAAAAGTATGATTTGTTGGTGAATAAAAATGACCAAAAGCATATGAATCGATGGGTTCATGTCGCGAAACTCTGAGGCCACACCTGTATTTAAATGTCCAGAGTTGAAAGGTCTCCAAATCATACATATTTATACTTATGCCGTCGCGAGCTTTAAGTGTCGGAAGATGCGCCTCCGCCTCCTTCTGTAATTGTGGATGCAAAAAAGGAAATAATGCATACAATACATTGAGTAATGCTTGAAAATGATATAAGCAGAGGAATTTAACTTCAAAGTAGATTAAAGATTTGTATTAATTACTGACCTTTGGAAGAACAATCCTGCCGAGCGGGCCAACATCGCTGTTTCTGAGCTCTTTTTGAAGAATAAATCTCAAGCCATCCACAGCTTGCTATTAAATGCAATAGAGATCACCAAGAATCACTCGACAGGGATTTAGGGATcgaataatttaacaaaaagaaGTTGATCAGACTTTGAACATAAATCTTACATCAGGATCAAGAGCAGGCACATTCAAATCCAGCGCAGTTTCCTGCAAACAAGAGATGCATCACTACATCACATGAAGAGAGGGTTAAGAAGTAATTAACAAGGACATTACCATTGTGCAAATTTAGCTATTATGAAAGATAATTTGAGACAACGAGAACGACAAAACAACATCAACAAAGCAGTAACAATCACCAGAGCAACCTACACTAAAATCTTAATAAGGAGTTTTTCTGTGATTCACGTAAGAATTACCAAAATTAACTGTACTAAAAGCTCAACATGACAATTCAGGGAACTTACTTAAGTAGCATAATCATCACTAGAGTGCAGTAAATCTTAGACGATTATACACACATAAACATGTTTTACTTAACAGAGTAACGACATCGACGTACAATCAAAAGAGAGGAAACCTAGCCAATTTCAAACAGATAAACAACAATAAACATGTCGGAAATGGATTGAAGTACCGACAACCGAATGAACGACAACGATCGTTATATACACCGTTAAGCACAATATCCAATCTCGAGCAACCAGTGCAACATTAACATGAATCGGCAAACCGACAGGGCCGTTATTCTCCTGATCTCGCCAAGAATTTGGCGATCAACAGTTAATGTAATCATGACACCAATCTAAcaactagctatatatatatatatatagaaacaaaGCTCATAATAATTGTGTTCAATTACTGAAGcagaattattaatttatagtaGCATTTCATTTCATGATAGTTAAAGACCTAAAAATGCACACCAACTCATATGTTACCATAATGGGCCCAAAATTGATGAACTAAATTAGTGGATAAGCTATGAGCAGGTAATTCATCTGAAGTGCAACAGCAATATGTAAAAGATCCATCAAGCTACTAATTACACTTCCCAAAAAAGATTAGTGAGTTCattagttaattttttctaTTGGAACCCAATAGAttaaaaataggaaaaagatGAATTAAAAAATCAAGCCCATTAGCGGATCCAATGGGCCCATGTTACGAAACGGCCCATCAACTTCATGATCGATCTCTTTTCTCGTGTTACAAAACACTGCAAGAGGCGATATCCGATCTACGTGAAACTTTTTGCAGAGTGAGTGGCGGGggcggcgccgcggcggcggcggaggaggagcttACACGTGCGTGTGGCGGCTTGCGGCGGCGCTGCCGACCGGACGACCGCCGCTTCCGCCCCGCGCGGAATCcgccgacggcggcggcggcggtgcggaGGTCGTCGGagcccgcggcggcggcggaggaggaggcgccgtTCTTGGTGGGCCCtgccatgagagagagagagagagagagagagagagagagagagatgggtgtTGGAGAGTGGAGGGTTAAGTATAACTAGGGTTTAAGTGGAGCGTGGAgtacgaggaggaggaggagggggagcaATGTGGGTTTATatatttagagagaaagagagagagagggagagagagagagagagagaacatagtGAGAAAAGGATAAGGGGGAGCGCGTGGAGAGGCACACGAGAGAAATGTTACAAGAGGACTATTTTTTGAGCCATGGTCGTCGTTTTCTATTAGATTAGATTAATATTTCGAATAAATGTGGTATCGGACCCggttctaattctaatttttcactttatcatcAAGTATTGATTCAGTTTTTACATTCATCATAAATCGCGTAACTTATTGTTTGCTATTTCGTTGTCTCTTTCGTTATCTTTTCAATCAGtctacataatataatttatttaattattatatatatatatatatatatcttaaagcaaaataatataacaatttTGTTTGAGCTgttttctattaatatttttgagtGCATTTGAGATAGAGAGGGTGGGGGTTGGAGGTGGAGTGAGTGTTGAGGAGGGAGTGGTGGAAGtatgtgagagggagaggccAAGTGTTGAAAAGGCTCTGATTTCACTGCACCGGGAATCAATGGCCTTTTTTAAAGGAGACCTTTGGTTACCCCTTAATTAATTCCTCTACTAATGAGaatgtgtttgtgtgtgtgtgtgtgtgagagagagagagagagagagattaattcCTCTACTAATGAGaatgtgtttgtgtgtgtgtgtgtgtgtgtgtgagagagagagagagagagagagaggagttgagGTTTTTGGCTTCTCACGTAGCTTATTAGCTTGGCTGCAGTGTAATGGATAACATACAGCATGCAGTTTCTATGTATCATGCTTAATTTTCAGACTATCATGCAGAACTTATTGTGATTTTGATGTtaatgtgcttttttttttttacccattCTTATAAGTATTTGTTAGATATCAGAAACTCTAATTTGAAACTCAAGTAATCCTCTTACTAACTAactatttgaaaaattttaagataCTATACGTAGGATGCGTCGACTGTTCAACGATTGGACATTTCCACCGATCAAGCACCGAAGATCCAGTGCTTGTATGGAATGTAGGTAATGAAGCTCTTAGCCGTTTTCAACCTGGTTTTGTTTACAATTCTAATCAAGTAACATTTAATTATAGGTACCAACCGTTTCTAACGCAACGAACAAATGGTTTAATGatttatttttgagattttaaattcgaattctaattgtagctaaatttattttaaaaaaaggataaaattatagtttcttTTGTTATATAAGCTAACACTTGAGCCAACTATCAAATGTGTTCCGCTATTGTCTATTGAACCAAGCATCAGTTAGTAACACCACCGTAAGCTTAAGCTTGGTTATTCAAATTCTCCATTTGAAGAGTCCTTTAGCcgaacaaaattaaatttgatggagATAATTCATAACGTGAGATCGATTCATTTATCATTCGTTATATAAACGCTAATAAGAATCTCAAAACAGTATGAATGACTGATGGGACGATATCTTATTGAGGATAGTccccattaatttttttaaatttttggtatTAGTTCATAGCGGGACAAAACGGTCATTTTACCCGTTCTCTTACGTGCACTCGGTTTCAAAGAACGCCAAATGGGCTTCAGCGCCCTCGTTCGGATCACCGCCCAATCCCATGCAAATCAAATCTGATCCGACGTGATGCCGACACGTGTACGCATCTGGACCGCCCAATCACGCGGCCTCTTCCACTAGGGGGTGGTGGGTCCCACGTGCCCAGCTGTTTAGCCAGGGCGCTGCACCAATCGCGGGTTCGGGGCGCCCCGTTCCGTGTAAAGCGCGGCTCGCTCACGAGCCGATCCCGTAGCGCGAAACGCCGTTACTCTTGCAAATATTGCCATTGCCTGTACCtagtccaccacgtcatctgtAGACCGGTTGTTCCTTCCCCGCTGGACCTAGTTCATTCAACATGTGAGCtcccaaaaataaataagaatagcGTTAGTATAATAGTCTAAttctattattaatattaatatacagTAGTAAATAGTCTCGTCGTGATAAAAGATTTttgccaaaatttttttcctaACAAATtctcaaaataattcaaattatttaattttttaaaaaaatataaatacaggataatgcaaaaaaaaaataaaaataaaaaaaataacctcCCCCGCCACCCCGTTCCCGTGTCGCCGTGTCGGATGGGGAGGGTGGGATGGGGTTTATTCCGTGGCGTATCGGATGCGGACAAAGGGGATACCGTAACGGGCAACCACCAACCCCGCACATCCTCTGCCACGTGGACTTTGACGAGCGTTTTCTGTTCTCTGAAGAGagaataaatagaataaaataaaataaaatgaaataaaatagtagcatatatatatatatatatatatagtctcgtATAGAGCAGAGCATAATAGCATAGCAGAGCAGCAATGGGGATGGTTGCGTTGAAAGCGTGAGGAGGATGGGCCAGTGCATGCAGGGGGCGCTCCTCACACGTGTCGCGCGCGCGTGCTGCTTTCGCGCCACCTGCTGTTAAAGC
Coding sequences:
- the LOC109721964 gene encoding protein CHUP1, chloroplastic-like isoform X2, producing MEPIATVGAAFALAFARYFAANPLPRPRLPPPPSASGSDHSGKDGEICTVSRTGNFGGISNGLRVLQSEDAFAKVIHGASAAAIRTAPSISSNSEDEEPNQAAVTEDDATKEGRKTDLIVRASDEKPNSQDLEMEQEIMRLRNLVESLSQRQRELEMEMLENYGLKEREAATKELENRLKISSVEAKFLTLKVESLQDENQRLKNQILEFEGLKNKLELMKAKIKLLKKQLKLDGEETRARMAELKNRIDVLAEKENKDEEEKTELESKLARLTQLDEEAAKLRKMNSRLEEENLELARKLESFKSPEEDILEEAIRLREANENLSKEIERLRSNQCRDIEELVYLRWINACLRYELRNFQPPPGKISARDLNKIPSHRSEEKAKQLILEYSNSACNIDTFSSSQESPCGFTTAKRSSGSEKPPKLYSKLKKLVCGTSRSSGRKIASAGQSPTMWSSSERAEASPMSFTVDDEFTRKSFDSLSSCLSPEQVRDQLRRPQNHSRSRSDVVFSFDGKNTEFGEGSPVFYPNRRGSEMDPGEFDAVEEVVLKRFAEALSSSNASPEL
- the LOC109721964 gene encoding protein CHUP1, chloroplastic-like isoform X1 gives rise to the protein MEPIATVGAAFALAFARYFAANPLPRPRLPPPPSASVTGSDHSGKDGEICTVSRTGNFGGISNGLRVLQSEDAFAKVIHGASAAAIRTAPSISSNSEDEEPNQAAVTEDDATKEGRKTDLIVRASDEKPNSQDLEMEQEIMRLRNLVESLSQRQRELEMEMLENYGLKEREAATKELENRLKISSVEAKFLTLKVESLQDENQRLKNQILEFEGLKNKLELMKAKIKLLKKQLKLDGEETRARMAELKNRIDVLAEKENKDEEEKTELESKLARLTQLDEEAAKLRKMNSRLEEENLELARKLESFKSPEEDILEEAIRLREANENLSKEIERLRSNQCRDIEELVYLRWINACLRYELRNFQPPPGKISARDLNKIPSHRSEEKAKQLILEYSNSACNIDTFSSSQESPCGFTTAKRSSGSEKPPKLYSKLKKLVCGTSRSSGRKIASAGQSPTMWSSSERAEASPMSFTVDDEFTRKSFDSLSSCLSPEQVRDQLRRPQNHSRSRSDVVFSFDGKNTEFGEGSPVFYPNRRGSEMDPGEFDAVEEVVLKRFAEALSSSNASPEL
- the LOC109722130 gene encoding B3 domain-containing protein LFL1-like, whose translation is MAGPTKNGASSSAAAAGSDDLRTAAAAVGGFRAGRKRRSSGRQRRRKPPHARVSSSSAAAAAPPPPLTLQKVSRRSDIASCSETALDLNVPALDPDVRFMFKQAVDGLRFILQKELRNSDVGPLGRIVLPKKEAEAHLPTLKARDGISINMYDLETFQLWTFKYRYWPNNRSRMYILENAGEYVKSHGLQLGDYIMMYKDDTKDKFIIRAKKTANKEEAVDSTDDGIFDSIVPDIVVASARYSDLFLPLGDGMSMAYNLSFAFAADFSMSFPDERAMGNDSINKSDG